In Devosia litorisediminis, one genomic interval encodes:
- a CDS encoding ABC transporter ATP-binding protein has protein sequence MAQLSLRGIKKRFNDTDVLHGIDLEIGDREFVVFVGPSGCGKSTLLRLIAGLDPISDGEFVLNGRQMNDVHPSQRGIAMVFQSYALYPHMDVYENMAFGARLMGLTKDEVEARIAEAARMLRLNELLKRKPRELSGGQRQRVAIGRALVRKPEVFLLDEPLSNLDAALRSEVRLEIARLHRQIGGTMIYVTHDQVEAMTLADRIVVMNLGRIEQVGTPRELYETPANVFVASFIGSPKMSLVDVQRTGNQLVIDGGESLSVDELPAGGDGPLKIGVRPDAWQLSRDLSSPGVSASVVYTEYLGENAFVYVRLPEGTLVGVRTAPNDIYEPDVAVRLNCEGAAIHYFSAEDGRRLPV, from the coding sequence TTGGCTCAACTATCGCTCCGCGGCATCAAGAAGCGCTTCAATGACACGGATGTGTTGCACGGCATTGATCTCGAGATCGGCGATCGCGAGTTCGTCGTGTTTGTGGGGCCCTCGGGGTGTGGCAAGTCGACCCTGTTGCGTCTGATTGCCGGGCTCGACCCGATTTCTGACGGCGAGTTCGTGCTCAATGGCCGGCAGATGAACGATGTGCATCCGTCCCAGCGGGGCATTGCCATGGTGTTCCAGTCCTATGCGCTTTATCCGCATATGGACGTGTATGAGAATATGGCCTTCGGCGCGCGCCTGATGGGACTGACCAAGGACGAGGTCGAGGCGCGGATTGCCGAGGCTGCGCGAATGTTGCGGCTCAACGAACTGCTCAAGCGTAAACCGCGCGAGCTTTCCGGCGGGCAACGACAGCGCGTTGCTATCGGCCGCGCCCTGGTGCGCAAGCCGGAAGTGTTTTTGCTTGATGAACCACTGAGCAATCTTGACGCCGCGCTGCGGTCTGAAGTGCGTCTGGAAATTGCCCGGCTGCACCGCCAGATTGGCGGCACGATGATCTATGTGACCCATGATCAGGTCGAGGCCATGACGCTGGCCGACCGGATCGTGGTGATGAATCTTGGCCGCATCGAACAGGTCGGCACGCCACGCGAGCTCTATGAGACGCCGGCAAATGTGTTTGTCGCCAGCTTTATTGGTTCTCCAAAGATGTCGCTGGTCGATGTGCAGCGCACAGGCAATCAGTTGGTGATTGATGGCGGCGAGAGCCTGAGCGTCGACGAACTGCCCGCAGGCGGCGATGGTCCGCTCAAAATCGGGGTGCGACCCGACGCCTGGCAATTGAGCCGTGATCTGAGCAGCCCGGGCGTGTCGGCCAGCGTGGTCTATACCGAATATCTGGGTGAGAACGCTTTTGTTTACGTGCGGCTGCCCGAGGGCACGCTGGTCGGTGTGCGCACTGCCCCCAACGATATTTATGAGCCCGATGTTGCCGTTCGTCTGAACTGCGAGGGCGCCGCGATACATTACTTTTCCGCCGAGGATGGCCGACGGTTACCCGTCTAA
- a CDS encoding extracellular solute-binding protein, translating into MRANTMRIGLALAAAVIASPSLAQDLTFWSWRQEDKAQYESFIDTFEAANPGITVNFETFEATNYNTILATALAGGTGPDLMMVRAYGGLENVATSGYLEALTTDAIPALADFPEAALAAESVRADGKLYAVPFASQTMLVVYNKQIFADLGLSEPQTWDEMMAAAEAVKDAGMFAFANGTATAWQNETIVSALTSSIIGKDFYEDLAAGNADFTDARYVEALTKLKEVSAYFPDGFVGLDYASSQQLFSSGMAAMFAGGSFELANFMGQNPDLDLGVFAAPGLSADDEKLVGVFYDGGYAANAAGENKEASMKFLNFLASQEFGQAFANSLNNISPIPNVSFDNALLQEVADLNKSSIPYIMLVHFRFGEPSGSVLLQSEVQKLMADQVTPEEIGVALTEGLATWYEPFQK; encoded by the coding sequence ATGCGAGCAAATACCATGCGCATCGGCCTGGCTCTGGCAGCTGCGGTTATCGCCAGCCCAAGTCTGGCCCAGGATCTGACGTTCTGGAGCTGGCGGCAGGAGGACAAGGCTCAGTACGAGAGCTTTATCGATACTTTCGAAGCGGCCAACCCAGGTATCACGGTCAATTTCGAGACCTTCGAAGCTACCAATTACAACACCATTCTGGCGACAGCTCTGGCTGGTGGTACTGGCCCCGACCTGATGATGGTTCGCGCCTATGGCGGTTTGGAAAACGTTGCAACGTCGGGCTACCTTGAGGCACTGACCACCGACGCCATTCCAGCGCTGGCCGATTTCCCTGAAGCAGCGCTGGCCGCGGAATCGGTGCGTGCCGATGGCAAGCTTTACGCTGTGCCATTTGCGTCCCAGACCATGCTGGTTGTGTACAACAAGCAGATCTTCGCTGATCTTGGCTTGTCTGAACCTCAGACCTGGGACGAGATGATGGCCGCCGCTGAGGCCGTCAAAGACGCCGGCATGTTCGCCTTTGCCAATGGCACAGCAACCGCCTGGCAGAATGAAACCATCGTTTCGGCGCTGACGTCTTCAATCATCGGCAAGGATTTCTATGAGGACCTGGCTGCCGGCAATGCCGACTTCACCGATGCACGCTATGTCGAAGCACTGACCAAGCTCAAGGAAGTCAGCGCGTACTTCCCGGACGGTTTTGTCGGTCTGGATTATGCATCAAGCCAGCAGCTGTTCAGCTCGGGCATGGCGGCGATGTTTGCCGGTGGGTCGTTCGAGCTTGCCAACTTCATGGGTCAGAACCCCGATCTGGATCTTGGCGTGTTCGCAGCGCCCGGTCTGTCGGCTGACGATGAAAAGCTGGTTGGCGTCTTCTATGATGGTGGCTACGCTGCCAATGCTGCTGGCGAAAACAAGGAAGCTTCGATGAAGTTCCTGAACTTCCTCGCGAGCCAGGAATTCGGGCAGGCTTTCGCCAATTCGCTCAACAACATTTCGCCTATCCCCAATGTCAGCTTCGACAATGCCCTGCTGCAGGAAGTTGCCGACCTCAACAAGTCGTCGATCCCCTACATCATGCTGGTGCATTTCCGCTTCGGTGAGCCTTCCGGTTCCGTGCTGCTGCAGTCGGAAGTGCAGAAGCTGATGGCTGATCAGGTCACGCCTGAAGAGATCGGCGTTGCACTGACCGAAGGTCTGGCGACCTGGTACGAACCGTTCCAGAAGTAA
- a CDS encoding carbohydrate ABC transporter permease, which produces MPKLRMTGRGLWITALIVPPMAFVALFVVYPIVSAFTFAFFDWQGLLRGEFVGLANFHQVLFVEPYASWTRNAFAHNIQVFIALMVLQNGLGFFLAYALWRELPGARFHRVAVFLPVVLSTIIVGYLFKLFMHPLFGVFNITLRGVGLPELAQPWLGQESTALWGLIIANAWHMLGFPTLVFLAGMQRIPTEMLDAVRMETRSEWVKITKIVWPLVAPSATVVFVLLFVGAFNWFELPYIMAGLDGSPYGSTDVLGLYFYRTAFGNVSSGQQDFGLGSALAVLIFIFIAAVASVVTVRLRAREIQL; this is translated from the coding sequence ATGCCCAAACTGCGCATGACCGGACGTGGACTGTGGATCACGGCGTTGATCGTCCCGCCAATGGCGTTCGTCGCGCTGTTCGTTGTTTATCCAATTGTGTCGGCCTTCACCTTTGCCTTTTTTGACTGGCAGGGCCTGTTGCGCGGCGAGTTTGTCGGGCTGGCCAATTTCCACCAGGTCCTGTTCGTCGAGCCTTATGCCAGCTGGACCCGCAACGCATTCGCGCACAATATTCAGGTGTTTATTGCCCTGATGGTGCTGCAGAACGGGCTGGGATTCTTTCTCGCCTATGCGCTGTGGCGCGAGCTGCCCGGCGCCCGTTTTCACCGCGTCGCAGTTTTCCTGCCGGTAGTGCTGTCGACCATCATCGTCGGCTATCTGTTCAAGCTGTTCATGCACCCGCTTTTCGGGGTGTTCAACATTACGCTGCGCGGGGTCGGGCTGCCGGAACTGGCGCAGCCCTGGCTGGGTCAGGAATCCACGGCGCTATGGGGACTGATCATTGCCAATGCCTGGCACATGCTCGGCTTTCCCACGCTGGTATTCCTGGCTGGCATGCAGCGCATTCCCACCGAAATGCTCGATGCCGTGCGCATGGAGACGCGCAGCGAATGGGTCAAGATCACCAAGATCGTCTGGCCGCTGGTGGCGCCGAGTGCCACGGTGGTGTTCGTGCTGCTGTTTGTGGGCGCTTTCAACTGGTTCGAGCTCCCCTACATCATGGCCGGGCTGGATGGTTCGCCCTATGGCTCGACTGACGTGCTGGGGCTGTATTTCTACCGCACGGCGTTCGGCAATGTGTCGTCCGGCCAACAGGACTTCGGCCTGGGTAGTGCGCTTGCCGTGCTGATCTTCATCTTCATCGCCGCTGTTGCCAGTGTGGTCACCGTCCGACTGCGTGCCCGGGAGATCCAGCTATGA
- a CDS encoding carbohydrate ABC transporter permease, translating into MSVAATNYQDRKGILGMLGRDGLIQIILVANTFIMLVPILIMVFSAFKSTPEIFKSPFSVPDFGNLVNFIKIWTQTNFLRYLFNSFVVTGASMALILTLGTMAAYALARYRFWGAGFILMFFIAGLTLPLKLAIIPLFMLMRDLGILNNQLSLIFVYTAMGLPSTVFIMTGFIRTLPNELEDAARMDGASEARIMWSIMLPLVRPAMVIAGIQNVVPIWNDFFFPLVFIQNDALKTLPQGLTTFMGEYTTDWGVLFAGLTLSAAPIILIYIVLSKQFISGMTSGAIK; encoded by the coding sequence ATGAGCGTGGCAGCCACCAATTATCAGGACCGCAAGGGCATTCTGGGGATGTTGGGCCGCGACGGCCTGATCCAGATCATTCTTGTGGCCAACACGTTCATCATGCTGGTGCCGATCCTGATCATGGTGTTCTCGGCCTTCAAATCGACGCCGGAGATATTCAAGTCACCATTCAGCGTGCCGGATTTCGGCAATCTGGTGAATTTCATCAAGATTTGGACGCAGACCAATTTCCTGCGCTATCTGTTCAACTCATTCGTGGTGACTGGTGCCTCGATGGCGTTGATCCTGACGCTGGGCACAATGGCCGCCTATGCGCTGGCTCGCTACCGGTTCTGGGGCGCTGGCTTCATACTGATGTTCTTTATTGCCGGGCTGACATTACCACTCAAACTGGCCATCATCCCGCTGTTCATGTTGATGCGCGATCTGGGTATTCTGAACAACCAGTTGTCGCTGATCTTCGTCTATACGGCGATGGGTCTGCCATCGACCGTGTTCATCATGACCGGCTTTATCCGCACGCTGCCCAATGAACTTGAAGATGCGGCGCGAATGGATGGGGCGAGCGAAGCGCGTATCATGTGGTCGATCATGCTGCCGCTGGTTCGGCCCGCGATGGTGATTGCCGGCATCCAGAATGTGGTGCCGATCTGGAACGACTTTTTCTTCCCGCTGGTGTTTATCCAGAACGATGCGCTCAAGACGTTGCCACAGGGTCTGACGACGTTCATGGGCGAGTACACCACCGACTGGGGTGTGTTGTTTGCTGGGCTGACGCTCTCAGCAGCACCGATCATCCTGATCTATATTGTGCTTTCCAAGCAGTTCATTTCTGGCATGACTTCCGGCGCCATCAAATGA
- a CDS encoding N-acetylmannosamine-6-phosphate 2-epimerase, with protein sequence MTISLPRGLIVSCQARADNPLHGPAFMGAMALAARDGGAVAIRANGPDDIAAVKAAGLPVIGIHKIFSDEYPVYITPSFAAAEAVVAAGADIVGLDCTTRPRDGVPALALIRRIRQELAVPVFADVSNLEEARAATDCGATYIATTLSGYTAATQSANQEPDLALVEALATRLPIPVIAEGRYNTPALVRHAFEAGAHAVVVGTMITNPREITRQFVAAGVPA encoded by the coding sequence ATGACAATCAGCCTGCCTCGCGGGTTGATCGTCTCCTGCCAGGCGCGGGCCGACAACCCCCTGCATGGTCCTGCCTTCATGGGGGCGATGGCTCTGGCTGCGCGCGATGGCGGCGCCGTGGCTATCCGCGCGAACGGACCGGACGACATCGCCGCGGTCAAGGCGGCGGGCCTGCCCGTAATCGGCATTCACAAAATCTTCTCGGATGAATACCCGGTTTACATCACGCCCAGCTTTGCTGCTGCCGAGGCCGTGGTGGCTGCTGGCGCAGATATTGTCGGGCTCGATTGCACCACACGGCCGCGCGATGGTGTGCCGGCACTGGCACTGATCCGCCGCATCCGACAAGAACTGGCGGTTCCAGTGTTCGCTGACGTGTCCAATCTGGAAGAGGCGCGAGCGGCTACCGATTGCGGCGCTACCTATATTGCGACCACGCTGTCGGGCTATACTGCGGCAACCCAATCAGCAAATCAGGAGCCTGATCTGGCCCTCGTTGAAGCCCTTGCGACCCGCTTGCCGATACCGGTTATTGCCGAGGGGCGCTACAACACGCCAGCGCTGGTGCGGCACGCATTTGAAGCAGGAGCCCACGCCGTAGTGGTAGGGACCATGATCACCAATCCGCGTGAAATAACCCGCCAGTTCGTCGCCGCCGGTGTGCCGGCGTGA
- a CDS encoding N-acetylglucosamine kinase, protein MSRLVHLGIDVGGTASRWVACDQDGAIIARGQANGATGHLFSPTERERLTRAFSTIAGALVAQGLAAEFVTVGLTGYGAAVFGQMTQLVTDSFGVSSQHSLIADDMTLTYAGIFAPGEGHLVSAGTGSIGLHIGADGRYVRVGGRGILIDDAGSGSWIALRALDQLYRCLDHTGSFADMSVLANAVFAIIGSDDWHAVRQFVYGNDRGVIGTLAVAVGKAAEQGDDAALSILSDAGSELAQLAHALIARAQKCPIALVGGVLTLHPSIGEQVARALVGFEVRQVSADAALSAARLPLEEQGMWAQVLAAKSALG, encoded by the coding sequence GTGAGCCGATTGGTGCATCTGGGTATTGACGTTGGCGGTACTGCCAGCCGCTGGGTGGCCTGTGACCAGGACGGCGCGATCATTGCGCGGGGGCAGGCAAATGGTGCTACCGGGCACTTGTTCAGTCCGACGGAGCGGGAGCGACTTACTCGTGCCTTTTCCACGATTGCCGGGGCGCTCGTTGCGCAGGGGCTCGCGGCTGAATTCGTAACTGTTGGCCTGACGGGGTACGGGGCGGCAGTGTTTGGGCAGATGACCCAATTGGTGACTGACAGCTTTGGCGTTAGTAGCCAGCATAGCCTCATCGCCGATGACATGACGTTGACCTATGCCGGGATATTCGCGCCCGGTGAGGGGCATTTGGTATCCGCAGGGACCGGCTCGATTGGCCTTCATATCGGTGCTGATGGGCGTTACGTGCGCGTGGGCGGACGCGGCATACTGATTGATGATGCGGGGTCGGGCAGCTGGATTGCGCTCCGCGCCCTGGACCAGCTCTATCGGTGTCTTGATCACACTGGCTCGTTTGCCGATATGTCGGTACTGGCCAATGCGGTCTTTGCCATTATCGGTTCAGACGACTGGCATGCGGTGCGCCAGTTTGTTTATGGCAATGATCGGGGGGTGATCGGCACGCTGGCGGTGGCCGTTGGCAAAGCGGCCGAGCAGGGCGATGACGCGGCGCTGAGTATTTTGAGTGACGCCGGGTCAGAGCTAGCGCAGTTGGCACATGCGCTGATTGCTCGCGCGCAGAAGTGCCCGATCGCACTGGTCGGGGGCGTACTCACGCTGCATCCCAGCATCGGCGAACAGGTGGCGCGCGCGCTAGTCGGGTTTGAGGTCCGACAGGTCAGTGCGGATGCGGCTCTTTCGGCTGCAAGACTGCCTCTTGAAGAGCAGGGGATGTGGGCGCAGGTGCTGGCGGCTAAATCGGCCTTGGGATGA
- a CDS encoding permease encodes MLANLWSQQRVWLATALILAMTAVLDPTQGLESLQFTVDALVQTAPYLIASIALAAYAGASGADNLIARAFTGSPILMIAVAAAFGGLSPFCSCGVIPLIAALLAMGVPLSAVMAFWLASPVIDPAMFALTAGVLGWEFAIAKTLSAIGIGLLGGYATLTLTHSGALANPLREGVGNGGCGASSVRTPKPVAWAFWRDPARRQKFGREALKTALFLFKWLALAFVLESLMVAFVPAEWIITTVGSNGIGSIAIATLVGVPAYLNGYAALPLVSGLIEQGMAPGAGLAFLVAGGITSLPAAIAVWALARRPVFALYVAFALSGSLLSGLLFQLWLS; translated from the coding sequence ATGCTCGCCAATCTCTGGTCTCAGCAGCGCGTGTGGCTCGCCACGGCACTCATCCTTGCAATGACAGCGGTGCTTGACCCGACTCAGGGGCTGGAGAGCCTGCAGTTCACGGTCGACGCGCTTGTCCAAACAGCACCGTACTTGATCGCCTCCATTGCCTTGGCGGCGTATGCGGGCGCCAGCGGTGCCGATAATCTCATCGCACGAGCTTTCACCGGCTCACCTATTTTGATGATCGCAGTGGCAGCAGCCTTTGGTGGCCTGTCACCATTCTGCTCCTGTGGGGTCATTCCCCTGATTGCAGCCCTGCTGGCCATGGGCGTGCCGCTCTCCGCGGTTATGGCGTTCTGGCTCGCCTCACCTGTGATAGATCCCGCAATGTTCGCTTTGACCGCGGGCGTGCTCGGCTGGGAGTTCGCGATTGCCAAGACCCTCTCGGCAATTGGCATCGGCCTGCTCGGTGGCTACGCAACGCTGACGCTCACGCACAGCGGTGCTCTCGCCAACCCTTTGCGCGAGGGAGTGGGCAACGGTGGTTGCGGCGCATCTTCCGTGCGCACCCCTAAACCTGTGGCTTGGGCGTTCTGGCGCGACCCGGCGCGTCGCCAGAAATTTGGGCGTGAAGCACTTAAGACTGCCCTGTTCCTGTTCAAGTGGCTCGCACTGGCCTTCGTCCTTGAGAGCCTGATGGTCGCCTTCGTCCCCGCTGAGTGGATCATCACTACCGTTGGCAGCAATGGCATTGGATCGATTGCTATCGCGACCTTGGTCGGAGTGCCGGCCTACCTGAATGGGTATGCAGCCTTGCCGCTGGTGTCGGGCTTGATTGAGCAGGGCATGGCGCCCGGCGCCGGCTTGGCCTTTCTCGTCGCTGGCGGCATTACCTCGCTTCCCGCAGCCATAGCGGTCTGGGCCCTCGCCCGTCGTCCGGTATTTGCGCTCTACGTGGCCTTTGCCCTGTCCGGCTCATTGCTGTCGGGTTTGCTGTTCCAACTCTGGCTGAGCTGA
- a CDS encoding metalloregulator ArsR/SmtB family transcription factor, translating to MFSLMLKADPRTENTARALAALGHPARLDVFRLLVRAGNDGLIVGDIALHTSLPLSTLAHHLRALVTAGLVNQERRGREIINTVNFDAMTRTLGFLTDECCHGVAIRKVDVA from the coding sequence ATGTTTTCTCTCATGTTGAAAGCTGATCCACGCACAGAAAACACCGCTCGCGCTTTGGCCGCGCTTGGCCACCCTGCCCGACTGGACGTCTTCCGCCTCTTGGTCCGGGCAGGCAATGACGGTTTGATCGTCGGCGACATTGCCCTTCACACCAGCCTGCCACTCTCTACCCTTGCGCACCATCTGCGTGCCTTGGTCACCGCCGGCCTGGTTAATCAGGAGCGCCGCGGTCGCGAGATCATCAATACTGTCAATTTCGACGCGATGACCCGCACGCTCGGGTTTCTGACCGATGAGTGCTGCCATGGCGTGGCGATCCGCAAAGTCGACGTCGCCTGA
- a CDS encoding EAL domain-containing protein, translated as MPASESTLTAGQHIWEHALHRARLGVWDWNLVTGECTYSDTWFEMLGYARGDLEQDSELWLRITHPDDRDRALESGNRHLAGETDAIETELRLRHKRGHWVWVLDRGGIIERNAAGEPTRMVGVQTDISSLKNVERALEQVNRSYDLVLEASVTGMWSYDLASGVSHWDDRTRQMFGMPALPAPLEAKIWHSFLHPEDKENAEAAHALKPEGDTPSAIRYRIVLKDGSIRHMETRTIFVPDPGTPGSILGTIRDVSEEVWAADALNMEKEKLRVTLSSISDAVLSTDTGGVITFVNPAAARLIGRPQSQLIGLSLSQVRITQTQVPLSAVFGTQTGTQTADVVRADLDDFSVRWTASAIRAADGTHLGSVYTFQDVTEQQKQQKALSFAANHDALTGLLNRSAFDAKLREHIAQADVQPITVIYIDLDYFKGLNDFAGHAAGDMALQTIGAALRDGLPQDTIVARLGGDEFAIILDTGDFDAADAIAANLLRTIQNADLGISTAHRNLGASIGVALIHDSQTAPADALAFADDACYRAKSSGRNQYAFFSRLGETATSGLTAARIVADIADARAEGRLQLYGQELRFIRDPWVCSGHVEVLARMRTRSGQMISPAEFIPAAERFGMAAPLDRWIIQTALQRHGHTMQFRGGLSLAFNLSAQTLSDPALWETIDQVISDHGVYRGNVVFEITETAAFTNFEAAERFVRAARASGCRVSLDDFGTGLSSFEYLRRFPVDTIKIDGSFIQNLTTQQFDREIVAAISTIAHNMGYDVVAEKIESPQDLNILSEMGVRFGQGFLMHRPEPLEQLIDREFAGQLQGIAQTR; from the coding sequence ATGCCCGCCTCTGAATCCACGCTTACCGCCGGACAACACATTTGGGAGCACGCCCTCCACCGCGCGCGGCTGGGTGTGTGGGACTGGAATTTGGTGACAGGCGAGTGCACCTATTCCGACACCTGGTTCGAAATGCTCGGCTACGCACGGGGTGACCTCGAACAGGACAGCGAGTTGTGGCTGCGCATTACGCATCCCGATGACCGCGACCGGGCTCTGGAAAGCGGCAACCGTCATCTGGCCGGCGAAACCGACGCCATCGAGACCGAACTGCGCCTGAGGCACAAGCGGGGTCATTGGGTCTGGGTCCTCGACCGTGGCGGTATCATTGAGCGCAACGCCGCCGGTGAACCGACCCGCATGGTCGGTGTTCAGACCGATATCTCTTCTCTCAAAAATGTCGAACGCGCCCTTGAGCAGGTCAATCGCAGCTATGATCTGGTGCTCGAAGCCAGTGTCACTGGCATGTGGTCTTATGACTTGGCATCGGGCGTCAGCCATTGGGACGACCGCACACGCCAGATGTTCGGCATGCCTGCATTGCCAGCACCACTTGAGGCCAAAATCTGGCACTCATTTTTGCACCCTGAGGACAAGGAAAACGCCGAAGCAGCACATGCGCTCAAGCCTGAGGGTGATACCCCATCTGCCATCCGCTACCGCATCGTTCTCAAGGACGGCTCGATCCGGCACATGGAAACGCGCACCATCTTTGTGCCAGATCCCGGTACCCCAGGCTCGATCCTAGGCACAATTCGTGACGTATCCGAAGAAGTATGGGCCGCCGACGCGCTCAATATGGAAAAGGAAAAGCTGAGGGTCACCCTGAGTTCGATCAGCGACGCAGTCCTTAGCACTGACACCGGCGGCGTCATTACCTTCGTCAACCCGGCTGCCGCCAGGCTTATTGGCCGCCCACAGAGCCAGTTGATCGGCCTGAGCCTGTCGCAGGTACGTATTACCCAGACCCAGGTGCCGCTCTCCGCTGTCTTTGGCACCCAGACCGGCACGCAGACGGCCGATGTCGTCAGAGCGGATCTCGACGATTTCTCGGTGCGCTGGACGGCAAGCGCCATCCGCGCCGCCGATGGCACACATCTGGGTAGTGTCTATACCTTTCAGGACGTCACCGAGCAGCAAAAACAGCAGAAAGCGCTGTCCTTTGCAGCCAATCATGACGCCCTGACCGGGCTGCTCAATCGCTCCGCCTTCGACGCAAAGCTGCGCGAACACATCGCGCAGGCAGATGTCCAGCCCATCACCGTGATCTATATCGATCTGGACTACTTCAAGGGGCTCAATGACTTCGCCGGACACGCCGCCGGCGACATGGCACTCCAGACCATCGGCGCAGCACTGCGCGACGGCTTGCCCCAAGACACAATTGTCGCACGCCTCGGCGGTGACGAGTTCGCTATCATTCTCGACACCGGTGATTTCGACGCCGCTGACGCGATCGCTGCTAACCTGCTTCGCACGATCCAGAACGCCGATTTGGGCATATCAACCGCCCATCGTAATCTGGGCGCCAGCATTGGCGTCGCACTCATCCACGATAGCCAAACCGCACCCGCCGACGCCTTGGCATTTGCTGATGACGCCTGCTATCGGGCCAAATCGTCAGGGCGCAATCAATACGCCTTCTTCTCTCGCTTGGGGGAGACGGCGACCTCCGGCCTTACCGCTGCACGCATCGTCGCCGACATCGCCGACGCCCGCGCTGAAGGTCGTCTTCAGCTCTACGGCCAGGAACTCCGTTTCATTCGCGACCCATGGGTCTGCTCAGGGCATGTTGAAGTCCTCGCCCGCATGCGCACCAGATCTGGTCAGATGATCAGTCCCGCTGAATTCATTCCGGCCGCCGAGCGCTTCGGCATGGCTGCACCACTGGATCGCTGGATTATCCAGACCGCGCTCCAGCGCCACGGTCACACCATGCAATTCCGAGGCGGACTGTCGCTGGCCTTCAATCTGTCGGCTCAAACCCTGAGCGACCCTGCGTTGTGGGAAACCATTGATCAGGTGATTTCGGACCACGGCGTCTATCGCGGCAATGTCGTCTTCGAAATTACCGAAACGGCGGCTTTCACCAATTTTGAAGCTGCAGAGCGCTTTGTTCGCGCCGCTCGTGCCAGTGGCTGCCGCGTCAGTCTCGACGACTTCGGCACGGGCCTGAGTTCTTTCGAATATCTGCGCCGCTTTCCAGTCGATACCATCAAGATCGATGGTTCGTTCATCCAGAATCTGACAACCCAGCAATTTGACCGCGAGATCGTTGCGGCCATCAGCACGATTGCCCACAACATGGGCTACGATGTCGTCGCCGAGAAGATCGAGAGCCCCCAGGACCTGAACATTCTCAGCGAAATGGGCGTTCGCTTTGGACAGGGCTTTTTGATGCACCGGCCCGAGCCTCTCGAACAACTGATCGACCGCGAATTCGCCGGTCAGCTTCAAGGCATTGCCCAGACACGTTAG